A region of the Chrysiogenia bacterium genome:
ATCTCCGCAAAAACGCGGCGGCCCTCGGGCGAGTGACAGATGCCCGCATTCACGATGGATTCAGGGCTCGCGCCGTCGATGCGCACGCCGTTGTAGGTAATCGTTCCGCCACTTGGCTTTTCGAGTGCGCTGATCGTGCGAAGCAGCGTGCTCTTTCCCGCACCGTTGGCGCCCACAAGCGTGACGATCTCACCGGGATTGATCTCCAACGAGATGCCCTTCAATGCGTGGACGGCGCCGTAGTGGACGTGCAGGTCTTCGATGTGCAGCAGCGCGCCCATTACAGCTCCACCTCCTCACCCAGGTAGGCCTCGATGACCTTGGGGTTGGCGCGGATCTCCGAGGGGCTTCCCTCGGCGATTTTCTCGCCGTAGTCGAGCACGGCGATGCGCTCGCAGAGTCCCATCACAAAGCGCATGTCGTGTTCGATGAGCAGGATCGTCAGCTTGAGCTCGTCGCGAAGGCGCAGCACCAGCCGGCGCAGGTCCTCGGTCTCCTGGCTGTTCATGCCGGCGGCAGGTTCATCGAGCAGCAGCAGGCGCGGATTTGTCGCCAGCGCGCGCGCGATTTCGAGCCGGCGCTGGTTGCCGTAGGAAAGTGCCGTTGCCGGATCGGCGGAAACCTCGGAGAGGCCGAGCAGCTCAAGGAGCTCCCCGGCGCGGGCCTTGAACTCGGCTTCTTCGGCGCGGAACTTCTTCGTGCGAAGCAGTGCGCCCCAGAATCCGTATCCGAGCGCGCCGTAATAGGCGAGCGAGACGTTCTCGATCACCGTGAGCTCTGGAAAGAGGCGGATGTTCTGGAAGGTGCGCGCGATGCCCGCGCGGTTGATGTCGAAAGGTTTCGCGCCGCCGATTTCTTTTTGATCGAAGCGGATGCGCCCCTCGGTCGGCGCGTAGATCCCGGTGATCAGGTTGAACACCGTCGTCTTGCCCGCGCCGTTGGGGCCGATGAGCCCGACGAGCTCGCCCTCCTGCAAATAGAAGTCGAGTTCCGACACAGCGGTCAGGCCGCCGAAGCGCTGGGTGATGGCTTCGAGGGAAAGGAGGCTCATTGGTCCTCCTTCTTCGTGCCCGGAAGCAGACGGCCCAGAAATGCGAGGCTCATCTCGCTGCGCCCGAACAGTCCCTGCGGACGCCAGAC
Encoded here:
- a CDS encoding ABC transporter ATP-binding protein gives rise to the protein MSLLSLEAITQRFGGLTAVSELDFYLQEGELVGLIGPNGAGKTTVFNLITGIYAPTEGRIRFDQKEIGGAKPFDINRAGIARTFQNIRLFPELTVIENVSLAYYGALGYGFWGALLRTKKFRAEEAEFKARAGELLELLGLSEVSADPATALSYGNQRRLEIARALATNPRLLLLDEPAAGMNSQETEDLRRLVLRLRDELKLTILLIEHDMRFVMGLCERIAVLDYGEKIAEGSPSEIRANPKVIEAYLGEEVEL